From a single Couchioplanes caeruleus genomic region:
- a CDS encoding beta-glucosidase family protein, with amino-acid sequence MTVLKAGPQPWTDTARTSAERADALLEEMTLEEKVAQLGSVWQQDAVETTGEVAPMQDVFAAGSRPFDTAVRDGIGHLTRPFGTRPVTADEGRARVVELQRQVVESSRLGVPAIVHEECLTGFTTLGATVYPTSLAWAATFDPELIERMAAAIAGDMRAVGVHQGLSPVLDVVRDYRWGRVEETMGEDPYLVGALGAAYVRGLEKQGLVATLKHFAGYSASRAARNHGPVAMGPRELREYILPTFETAIRAGGARSVMNSYSEIDGVPVGADPSLLTGVLRDEWGFDGVVVSDYWSVPFLQTMHRVAATPAEAGALALTAGIDVELPDAVGYGAGLVELVRSGRVPEELVDRAARRVLRQKAELGLLDPDWTPEGSVAAGAGIDFDSPANRAIAREVAERSVVLLANDSGVLPLTEGTAPRRIAVVGPCADDAQAFMGCYSYPNHILGDYPEYGMGLEAASLWAALRAELPDDRFTLETGCPIRDEDRSGFDAAVAAARDADVCIAVVGDRAGMFGRGTSGEGCDAPDLALPGLQGELLGKLLETGTPVVVVVVSGRPYALGDYEGAAAMIQAFMPGEEGGAAIAGVVSGRLNPSGKLPVQVPRLPGGQPGTYLQPPYGANSEGVSNLDPTAMFGFGHGRSYTTYEYDDLTLSATELPTDGTVTVSVRVRNTGPRDGAEVVQLYLHDVQAEVTRPLLQLAGFARVPLAAGAAARVEFTLHADRTAFVGRDLLRVVDPGEVEIHVGASATDLPCRATVRLTGERRTVGRDRVLHTPVVVGPA; translated from the coding sequence ATGACCGTGCTGAAGGCCGGCCCGCAACCGTGGACCGACACCGCTCGAACCAGCGCCGAGCGCGCCGACGCCCTGCTGGAGGAGATGACCCTCGAGGAGAAGGTCGCCCAGCTGGGCAGCGTCTGGCAGCAGGACGCGGTCGAGACCACCGGTGAGGTCGCGCCGATGCAGGACGTCTTCGCCGCCGGCTCCCGCCCCTTCGACACCGCGGTGCGCGACGGCATCGGTCACCTCACCCGGCCCTTCGGCACCCGGCCGGTCACCGCCGACGAGGGCCGGGCCCGCGTGGTCGAGCTGCAGCGGCAGGTCGTGGAGAGCAGCCGCCTGGGCGTGCCCGCGATCGTGCACGAGGAGTGCCTCACCGGCTTCACCACGCTGGGCGCCACCGTCTACCCGACGTCGCTGGCGTGGGCCGCCACGTTCGACCCAGAGCTGATCGAGCGGATGGCCGCGGCGATCGCCGGCGACATGCGCGCGGTCGGCGTGCACCAGGGCCTGTCGCCCGTGCTCGACGTCGTGCGCGACTACCGGTGGGGCCGCGTCGAGGAGACGATGGGCGAGGACCCGTACCTGGTGGGCGCGCTGGGGGCCGCGTACGTGCGGGGCCTGGAGAAGCAGGGCCTCGTCGCCACCCTCAAGCACTTCGCCGGCTACTCCGCCTCGCGCGCCGCCCGCAACCACGGCCCGGTCGCCATGGGCCCGCGTGAGCTGCGCGAGTACATCCTGCCGACGTTCGAGACCGCGATCCGCGCCGGCGGCGCGCGCTCGGTGATGAACTCGTACTCGGAGATCGACGGTGTGCCGGTCGGCGCGGACCCGTCGCTGCTCACCGGCGTGCTGCGCGACGAGTGGGGCTTCGACGGCGTCGTCGTCTCCGACTACTGGTCGGTGCCGTTCCTGCAGACGATGCACCGGGTGGCCGCCACGCCCGCCGAGGCGGGGGCGCTGGCGCTCACCGCCGGGATCGACGTCGAACTGCCCGACGCCGTCGGCTACGGCGCGGGGCTCGTGGAGCTGGTGCGCTCGGGGCGTGTACCCGAGGAGCTCGTCGACCGGGCCGCCCGCCGCGTGCTGCGGCAGAAGGCCGAGCTCGGCCTTCTCGACCCGGACTGGACCCCCGAGGGTTCCGTCGCGGCCGGCGCCGGCATCGACTTCGACTCGCCCGCCAACCGCGCCATCGCGCGGGAGGTGGCCGAGCGCTCGGTCGTGCTGCTCGCCAACGACTCCGGCGTGCTGCCCCTGACCGAGGGCACCGCGCCGCGCCGGATCGCGGTCGTCGGGCCGTGCGCCGACGACGCCCAGGCGTTCATGGGCTGCTACTCGTACCCGAACCACATCCTCGGCGACTACCCCGAGTACGGGATGGGCCTCGAGGCGGCCTCGCTGTGGGCGGCGCTGCGCGCCGAGCTCCCGGACGACCGGTTCACGCTGGAGACCGGCTGCCCGATCCGCGACGAGGACCGCTCCGGCTTCGACGCGGCGGTCGCCGCCGCCCGCGACGCCGACGTCTGCATCGCCGTGGTCGGCGACCGGGCCGGCATGTTCGGCCGCGGGACCTCCGGCGAGGGCTGCGACGCGCCGGACCTGGCGCTGCCGGGCCTGCAGGGCGAGCTGCTGGGCAAGCTGCTGGAGACGGGTACGCCCGTCGTCGTGGTGGTCGTGTCCGGCCGCCCGTACGCGCTGGGCGACTACGAGGGGGCGGCCGCGATGATCCAGGCGTTCATGCCCGGCGAGGAGGGCGGCGCGGCCATCGCCGGTGTCGTCTCCGGGCGGCTCAACCCCAGCGGCAAGCTGCCCGTCCAGGTGCCGCGCCTGCCGGGTGGCCAGCCCGGCACGTACCTGCAGCCGCCGTACGGCGCGAACAGCGAGGGCGTCAGCAACCTCGACCCCACGGCGATGTTCGGCTTCGGACACGGGCGCTCGTACACCACGTACGAGTACGACGACCTGACGCTCAGCGCCACCGAGCTGCCCACCGACGGCACGGTCACGGTCTCGGTACGGGTCCGCAACACCGGCCCGCGCGACGGCGCCGAGGTCGTCCAGCTGTACCTGCACGACGTCCAGGCGGAGGTCACCCGGCCGCTGCTGCAGCTCGCCGGGTTCGCCCGGGTGCCGCTCGCCGCGGGCGCCGCGGCCCGCGTGGAGTTCACCCTGCACGCCGACCGCACCGCGTTCGTGGGCCGGGACCTGCTCCGCGTCGTCGACCCGGGCGAGGTCGAGATCCACGTCGGCGCCTCCGCCACGGACCTGCCGTGCCGGGCGACCGTCCGGCTGACCGGGGAGCGGCGCACGGTGGGCCGGGACCGGGTCCTGCACACCCCGGTGGTCGTCGGACCGGCCTGA
- a CDS encoding transglycosylase domain-containing protein, producing the protein MTFWTRKRDRSLFANGGSLVICGLLAGVVVAAASFPAVAMSGLAAKAGSQGFAELPSELEQQSAPQVTRIFASDGKTQLAVMYDEFRSDVPLKEISVNMQHAIVAAEDHQFYEHNGVDLKGVARAFVNNKQGGAQQGASTLTMQYVRMTLAYSAKTPQQAIDATKDSPERKLTEMKYAMQVEKELTKEQILERYLNMAPFGNGAYGVYAGSQVYFQKKPKDLTIAEAALLAGMVKAPTSFDPTTPSGYPQALDRRNYIIDNMRDLKYVTPEQATQAKKVKLAKTTKRPGNGCVSVAKNNWGFFCDYFYRWWLSQEQFGATSYDRERQLKSGGYRVVTSLDIKAQASARKEITDQISDKSRNALLLAGVEPGTGRVRALAANRKYKLDDPEHPKNKLSSNPELAAKGIRGTYPNTTNPIITGGGDIVGYQAGSVFKMFTLVAALENGFGLDHSITSGSTYKSGYIIDPSSDAACPGTHFYCPSNASKTEQGTFNMWTGFGKSVNTYFVPLQEQVGAEKVVDVAKRFGVQFRARQDAEFANDPASAHQWGAFTLGVSASTPLDIANAYATLAGDGMYCKPTPIQRITSADGTKLDVGQPDCTRATSKDVARRALDAARCPVGDHAQLGNCSGATEPDARDAVGHPIFGKTGTTDADKTAALVVGTQSLVVAGYLVNPDWAGHYDRMQHGIVNPAVYRTMADYMDGKPQEEFKKPGE; encoded by the coding sequence GTGACTTTCTGGACCCGAAAACGCGATCGCTCCCTCTTCGCCAACGGCGGATCGCTGGTGATCTGTGGCCTGCTCGCCGGTGTCGTGGTCGCGGCGGCCTCGTTCCCGGCCGTGGCCATGTCGGGCCTGGCGGCCAAGGCGGGCTCGCAGGGCTTCGCCGAGCTGCCCAGCGAGCTGGAGCAGCAGTCGGCCCCCCAGGTCACCCGGATCTTCGCCTCCGACGGCAAGACGCAGCTCGCGGTCATGTACGACGAGTTCCGCAGCGACGTGCCGCTGAAGGAGATCTCGGTCAACATGCAGCACGCCATCGTCGCGGCCGAGGACCACCAGTTCTACGAGCACAACGGCGTCGACCTCAAGGGCGTGGCCCGGGCCTTCGTCAACAACAAGCAGGGCGGCGCGCAGCAGGGCGCCTCCACGCTGACGATGCAGTACGTGCGCATGACGCTGGCGTACTCGGCCAAGACGCCGCAGCAGGCGATCGACGCGACGAAGGACAGCCCGGAGCGCAAGCTCACCGAGATGAAGTACGCCATGCAGGTCGAGAAGGAGCTCACCAAGGAGCAGATCCTCGAGCGCTACCTCAACATGGCCCCGTTCGGCAACGGCGCGTACGGCGTCTACGCCGGCAGCCAGGTCTACTTCCAGAAGAAGCCGAAGGACCTGACGATCGCCGAGGCCGCCCTGCTCGCCGGCATGGTGAAGGCGCCGACCTCGTTCGACCCGACCACGCCCAGCGGCTACCCGCAGGCGCTGGACCGGCGCAACTACATCATCGACAACATGCGTGACCTGAAGTACGTCACGCCGGAGCAGGCCACCCAGGCCAAGAAGGTCAAGCTCGCCAAGACGACGAAGCGTCCCGGCAACGGCTGTGTCTCGGTCGCCAAGAACAACTGGGGCTTCTTCTGCGACTACTTCTACCGCTGGTGGCTGAGCCAGGAGCAGTTCGGCGCCACCTCGTACGACCGTGAGCGCCAGCTCAAGAGCGGCGGCTACCGCGTGGTGACCTCGCTGGACATCAAGGCGCAGGCCTCGGCCCGCAAGGAGATCACCGACCAGATCAGCGACAAGAGCCGCAACGCGCTGCTGCTGGCCGGGGTCGAGCCGGGCACCGGCCGGGTCCGCGCGCTGGCCGCCAACCGCAAGTACAAGCTGGACGACCCGGAGCACCCGAAGAACAAGCTCAGCTCGAACCCGGAGCTGGCGGCGAAGGGCATCCGCGGCACGTACCCGAACACCACCAACCCGATCATCACCGGCGGCGGCGACATCGTCGGCTACCAGGCCGGCTCGGTGTTCAAGATGTTCACGCTGGTCGCGGCGCTGGAGAACGGCTTCGGGCTGGACCACTCGATCACGTCGGGCTCCACGTACAAGTCGGGGTACATCATCGACCCGAGCTCGGACGCGGCCTGCCCGGGCACGCACTTCTACTGCCCGTCGAACGCGTCCAAGACGGAGCAGGGCACCTTCAACATGTGGACCGGCTTCGGCAAGTCGGTGAACACGTACTTCGTGCCGCTGCAGGAGCAGGTGGGCGCGGAGAAGGTGGTGGACGTGGCGAAGCGGTTCGGCGTGCAGTTCCGGGCCCGGCAGGACGCCGAGTTCGCCAACGACCCGGCCTCGGCGCACCAGTGGGGCGCGTTCACGCTGGGCGTCTCGGCGTCGACGCCGCTGGACATCGCCAACGCGTACGCGACCCTGGCCGGCGACGGCATGTACTGCAAGCCCACGCCGATCCAGCGGATCACCTCGGCCGACGGCACGAAGCTGGACGTGGGCCAGCCGGACTGCACCCGCGCGACCAGCAAGGACGTGGCGCGCCGGGCGCTCGACGCGGCCCGCTGCCCGGTCGGTGATCACGCCCAGCTGGGCAACTGCTCCGGCGCCACCGAGCCGGACGCGCGCGACGCGGTGGGTCACCCCATCTTCGGCAAGACCGGTACGACGGACGCCGACAAGACCGCTGCGCTGGTGGTGGGTACCCAGTCCCTGGTCGTCGCCGGCTACCTGGTGAACCCGGACTGGGCCGGCCACTACGACCGGATGCAGCACGGCATCGTGAACCCGGCGGTCTACCGGACGATGGCCGACTACATGGACGGCAAGCCGCAGGAGGAGTTCAAGAAACCGGGGGAGTGA
- a CDS encoding alpha/beta hydrolase family protein: MRRRTLLLGLAGAAGAGGLAACTADTGTGVGMAGATSASASAAPILASTTASSLAPQSVTAPYVPPAGSAPAQAYAVGRRVLDVSRDGRALPTTLWYPATSAATDAPAATGRFPLVLFSHGLTAQPGDYAAMLARWAQAGFVVAGPTYPNTSYGAADLDPLDIVNQPADASHVIDQLLTAGGPLSAVIDPDRLAAAGHSAGGITTAGLFSARRDERLKAGVVLAGTDFQGTPFTGPPAAMLFVHGRRDDTVTYRAGHAVFAAVPWSRAMLSITEGGHVTTGTDFEATAATSTEFLRWALYGDAGARSRLPGAAARGGVATLDDQLV; this comes from the coding sequence ATGCGTAGACGGACACTGCTGCTCGGGCTGGCCGGCGCCGCCGGGGCCGGGGGCCTCGCGGCGTGCACCGCCGACACCGGGACGGGCGTCGGGATGGCGGGGGCCACCAGTGCCTCCGCGTCGGCCGCGCCCATCCTCGCCTCGACGACGGCCTCGTCGCTCGCGCCGCAGTCGGTCACCGCCCCGTACGTGCCGCCGGCCGGCAGCGCCCCCGCGCAGGCGTACGCCGTGGGCCGCCGCGTGCTCGACGTCAGCCGGGACGGGCGGGCGCTGCCCACGACGCTCTGGTACCCCGCCACGAGCGCCGCCACCGATGCCCCCGCGGCCACCGGGCGGTTCCCGCTCGTGCTGTTCAGCCACGGCCTCACCGCCCAGCCGGGGGACTACGCGGCGATGCTGGCCCGCTGGGCGCAGGCCGGGTTCGTGGTGGCCGGGCCGACGTACCCGAACACGTCGTACGGCGCCGCGGACCTGGATCCGCTCGACATCGTCAACCAGCCCGCGGACGCCTCCCACGTGATCGACCAGCTGCTGACGGCCGGCGGCCCGCTGAGCGCGGTCATCGACCCCGATCGGCTCGCCGCGGCCGGCCACTCGGCGGGCGGCATCACCACCGCGGGCCTGTTCAGCGCCCGCCGAGACGAGCGGCTGAAGGCGGGGGTGGTGCTGGCCGGCACCGACTTCCAGGGCACGCCGTTCACCGGGCCGCCGGCGGCCATGCTGTTCGTGCACGGCCGCAGGGACGACACGGTGACGTACCGGGCCGGGCATGCCGTCTTCGCGGCGGTGCCCTGGTCGCGGGCGATGCTGTCGATCACCGAGGGCGGCCACGTGACGACGGGCACCGACTTCGAGGCGACCGCCGCCACGTCGACCGAGTTCCTGCGCTGGGCCCTGTACGGCGACGCGGGCGCCCGGTCCCGCCTGCCCGGAGCGGCCGCGCGGGGCGGTGTCGCCACGCTCGACGACCAACTTGTGTGA
- a CDS encoding LLM class F420-dependent oxidoreductase, with amino-acid sequence MTTRPVRIGLQLQPQHADYPTIRRTAAEAEELGVDVLFNWDHFYPLYGAPDGLHFECWTMLGAWAEATSRVEIGALVTCNSYRNPDLLADMARTVDHISDGRLILGIGSGWFEKDYQEYGYEFGTAGGRLNDLADALPRIEARLGTLNPPPTRKIPVLIGGGGEKKTLRLVAKHADIWHSFGDAATVAHKLGVLRQHCADVGRDFSEIEVSGGLSAEGGVEAATALREQGVSLFTVGVGGPKPDLGPLRDWLAWRDEQNA; translated from the coding sequence ATGACGACCAGGCCTGTGAGGATCGGGCTGCAGCTGCAGCCCCAGCACGCGGACTACCCCACGATCCGGCGTACGGCCGCCGAGGCGGAGGAGCTCGGCGTCGACGTCCTGTTCAACTGGGACCACTTCTACCCGCTGTACGGCGCCCCCGACGGCCTGCACTTCGAATGCTGGACGATGCTCGGCGCGTGGGCGGAAGCCACGTCCCGGGTCGAGATCGGCGCGCTCGTGACCTGCAACAGCTACCGCAACCCCGACCTGCTCGCCGACATGGCGCGCACGGTCGACCACATCAGCGACGGCCGGCTGATCCTGGGCATCGGCTCCGGATGGTTCGAGAAGGACTACCAGGAGTACGGCTACGAGTTCGGCACCGCCGGCGGCCGCCTGAACGACCTCGCCGACGCCCTGCCCCGGATCGAGGCTCGGCTCGGCACGCTGAACCCGCCGCCGACCCGCAAGATCCCGGTGCTGATCGGTGGCGGCGGCGAGAAGAAGACGCTGCGCCTGGTGGCCAAGCACGCCGACATCTGGCACAGCTTCGGCGACGCCGCGACGGTCGCGCACAAGCTGGGTGTGCTCCGGCAGCACTGCGCCGACGTGGGCCGGGACTTCTCCGAGATCGAGGTCTCCGGCGGCCTGTCGGCCGAGGGCGGCGTGGAAGCCGCGACGGCGCTGCGCGAACAGGGCGTCTCGTTGTTCACCGTCGGCGTCGGCGGCCCGAAGCCGGACCTGGGCCCGCTGCGCGACTGGCTGGCCTGGCGGGACGAGCAGAACGCCTGA